In Drosophila yakuba strain Tai18E2 chromosome 2R, Prin_Dyak_Tai18E2_2.1, whole genome shotgun sequence, a single genomic region encodes these proteins:
- the LOC6531880 gene encoding purine nucleoside phosphorylase has protein sequence MCNWECCKNRSPIAKRMAARKLLQLEEEERRKPKLVIPTPQSLFYPFDEVEAMAKYIVDVSHIKPKYGLICGSLLGNMASLVEEPVVIPYEDIPNFPDGIEPDCSFLVGRVMGAPIIALVNRFHSCDGYNLATCALPVRVMQLCGVRTIMLTAEAAGVSPGYDLGDIMLVQDHINVVGMMHQTSLEGPSDPRFGSRFFSMVNAYDNDLLTKAHEIGKRMGIQKFLHSGVFACVGGPILGTLAEERLLRTLEVGAVGMSLVPEVIAAHHGGLKVLAFVIISKAASDKGNEEKDKENTDTDVDSKQERESQEVVPPQKLQACSDLIGRLLYSMHLEL, from the coding sequence ATGTGCAACTGGGAGTGCTGCAAAAACAGGTCGCCGATTGCCAAGCGAATGGCGGCCAGGAAGCTCctgcagctggaggaggaggagcgccGGAAGCCCAAGCTGGTGATCCCGACGCCCCAGAGCCTCTTCTACCCCTTCGACGAGGTGGAGGCCATGGCCAAGTACATTGTGGACGTCAGTCACATCAAGCCAAAGTACGGCCTAATCTGCGGCAGCCTCCTAGGCAACATGGCTTCCCTGGTGGAGGAGCCGGTGGTCATTCCCTACGAGGACATACCCAACTTCCCCGACGGCATTGAACCGGACTGCAGCTTCCTCGTGGGCCGGGTCATGGGAGCGCCCATTATCGCGCTGGTCAACCGATTCCACTCCTGCGACGGCTACAACCTGGCCACCTGTGCGTTGCCCGTCCGCGTGATGCAGCTGTGCGGGGTCAGGACCATCATGCTGACCGCCGAGGCAGCGGGCGTGAGTCCGGGCTACGACCTGGGCGACATAATGCTGGTGCAGGACCACATCAATGTGGTGGGCATGATGCACCAGACGTCGCTGGAGGGTCCGAGTGATCCACGCTTTGGCAGCCGCTTCTTCTCGATGGTGAATGCATATGACAACGACCTTCTGACGAAGGCACACGAGATAGGCAAGCGGATGGGCATCCAGAAGTTCCTGCACAGCGGCGTCTTCGCCTGCGTGGGTGGTCCCATCCTCGGTACGCTGGCCGAGGAGCGACTGCTGCGCACGCTGGAGGTGGGTGCGGTGGGCATGTCCCTGGTGCCGGAGGTTATAGCCGCCCATCATGGAGGTCTGAAGGTGCTCGCCTTTGTGATAATCAGCAAAGCGGCCAGCGACAAGGGGAACGAGGAGAAGGACAAGGAGAACACCGACACGGACGTGGACTCCAAGCAGGAGCGGGAATCCCAGGAGGTGGTGCCTCCGCAGAAGCTGCAGGCCTGCTCGGATCTGATCGGCCGACTTCTGTACAGCATGCACCTCGAGCTCTGA
- the LOC120321223 gene encoding uncharacterized protein LOC120321223 — MKTKNQINIICSNCQCFSHSSQGIAITDEKNVLRIQSYTYKCLNHNPRPRDTPLIVIVHTGCRLRRPKAHLSRNAINSRSISCTGRP; from the coding sequence atgaaaaccaaaaaccagaTCAACATCATCTGCTCCAACTGCCAATGCTTTAGCCACTCGAGTCAAGGAATCGCCATCACCGACGAGAAGAACGTCCTGAGGATCCAGAGCTACACCTACAAGTGCTTGAACCACAATCCGCGACCTCGGGATACTCCGCTGATAGTGATAGTGCACACTGGCTGCAGATTGAGAAGACCCAAAGCCCACTTAAGTCGCAACGCAATCAATAGCCGCAGTATAAGTTGCACAGGGAGACCCTGA